In Mercenaria mercenaria strain notata chromosome 15, MADL_Memer_1, whole genome shotgun sequence, a single genomic region encodes these proteins:
- the LOC128548679 gene encoding carbohydrate sulfotransferase 1-like, producing MRSGSSFLGQLLAFQPDTFYWYEPIWSYHGVFYFLGKYVCVGNNTCGDFGNEKIELVNNQLYNIYSCNLGSTKAALTNSVSPYHSGVNWKPYLNCLGKNQSVSFCLTVMEDVCKRSKHRATKIVRLTVDNLEYVLENRPNLKAIHLIRDPRAIINSRIATKWYNLSDSEQTVKSEARELCSRIKYDLIKGEKLKQKYPQRFAFVMYEDLKTDLNSKIEMLHSYFGIDKSVVKSKLKNIKDMLQMDHKVNRTQGDYTNWWRFQLNLRTLNIIHSVCGNVLSCLGYRMFSDESDLKNVSKKAFIFKKELLISNLNESQFYDFKTSHNQRHYRREIDIIPKQGYKITEHKYLLI from the exons ATGCGCAGTGGGTCCAGCTTTTTAGGCCAGTTACTAGCGTTCCAGCCTGATACTTTTTATTGGTATGAACCAATATGGTCATACCATGGAGTGTTCTATTTCCTTGGAAAATATGTTTGCGTTGGGAACAACACATGCGG GGACTTTGGAAACGAGAAAATTGAACTCGTTAATAACCAGCTGTACAACATATACTCGTGCAATCTTGGCTCGACAAAAGCAGCCTTAACTAACAGTGTTTCCCCGTATCATTCAG GTGTGAACTGGAAACCTTACTTGAACTGCCTTGGCAAGAACCAGTCAGTGTCATTTTGTCTGACAGTAATGGAAGATGTCTGCAAACGATCAAAACACCGGGCAACTAAAATTGTTCGATTAACAGTCGATAACTTGGAATATGTTCTAGAGAATCGACCGAACTTAAAGGCTATTCATCTTATTCGAGATCCACGTGCAATCATTAATTCAAGAATCGCCACAAAGTGGTATAATTTAAGTGATTCGGAACAAACAGTTAAAAGTGAGGCACGTGAGCTATGCAGTAGGATTAAATATGACTTAATCAAAGGGGAAAAGTTaaagcaaaaatatcctcaaagatTTGCGTTTGTGATGTATGAAGATTTGAAAACTGatcttaattctaaaatagaaatgtTACATTCATATTTTGGCATTGACAAGTCAGTCgtgaaatcaaaattaaaaaatattaaagatatgcTACAGATGGACCATAAGGTGAACAGGACACAGGGGGATTACACAAACTGGTGGAGATTTCAATTAAATCTAAGGACATTAAACATTATTCATAGCGTTTGTGGCAATGTATTGTCATGTTTGGGATACAGAATGTTTTCAGATGAATCTGACTTAAAGAATGTGTCAAAGAAagcatttatctttaaaaaagagctaTTGATAAGTAACCTGAACGAGAGCCAGTTCTATGATTTTAAGACTTCGCATAACCAAAGGCATTATAGAAGGGAAATAGATATTATTCCAAAGCAAGGTTACAAAATCACAGAGcacaaatatcttttaatttag